Below is a genomic region from Aquamicrobium sp..
TCTGAAAGACCCCGGCCCCTTCGGCGGCGGGGTGTTGACGTTTGTGAACCGGTGCCGCGCGCGCGGCCTCGCCGTCGCCGAGACCGATTCCGGCTTCGCCGTCCCGGCTGAGGCGACCCCGGCGCTGCGCGCGCTGGGCCTCGGTGATGCCGCCAGCGACGCGGCCGCCGGGGAAGCACTGGCCGACGGCCTGCCGCGCATCGCCATCTACAACGGCGCGGCGGTCGGCTATCCCTACTGGGCCTACTACGCCCACGCGCTGCTCAGCCTCGGCCTGCCATACGTGCCCGTCGATGCCGGGGCGGTCGCCGCCGGCGCGCTCGACGGGGTCGACCTTCTCGTCATGCCGGGCGGCTTCGCCACATGGGGCCTCGACCGCGCCGAGGGTATTCCCGGCATCGACGCGGCGATCCGCGCCTTCATCGCCCGCGGCGGCGCGCTGATCGGCTCGTGCGGCGGCGCGTTCTACGCCAGCGAGGGCCGGCCCGGCTGGCTCGGCCTCGTCGACGCCATGCCGCGCTTCACGCAGGAATATCTCCTGACCGGCGCGGCCATGCTGTCGATCGAGGTCGGCGATCCGGCGCTCGGGCGCGGCCTGCCCGAGACGATCGAGGTGCCCTACTATCACGGCCCGGTCTATCGCGACGGCACGCGCGGAGCGCGCGCCTGCGGCGCCTTCGCCGGCTACATCGCCCCGGCCCGGCTGTTCATCGACAACCCGCTCGACAGGGACCTGTTCGAGGCCGAGATGCGCGGCACGCCGGCGATCCTCGCCGCGGCCGACCCGGCCGTGCGCGCCATCCTCTTTTCCCCGCATCCCGAGATGGGCGAGTTCGTGCGCAAGGGCATGGCGCTCGCCGGCGGCGGCTACGCGCGCCGCTACCTGCCGATCCGCGGCCACAAGGTGATGGACGAGACGCTGCGCTTCTACATGAAGGACGATTGCGCCGGCTTCCGGCTGATCCACAACGCCGTCGCCGCGCTCGGCCTGTTCGCGCTGCCGCAAGCGGTGCCGGCAAGCAGTGCCCCGGCGCGGCCGCTGGGGGCGGTGCTCACCGACCTCGACGCCGCGATGGGGCCGGCCTTCGCCGGCCTGCGCGAGCTGGCCGGCAGGGAGGACGCGGCCATGCAGCGCCTCGCCGGCGCCGAGATCGACCGGCTGGAGGGCGAGTGGACGGCGGTGCTGGCTTCGCTTCGGCAGGACGAGGCGGGCGCCGACCCACTCGTATCCGGCGCGCTGGCGAGCGTGCTCGATGAAGCGATCCCCGATCTTGCCGCGCCGCGGGCGCTGGCCGAGAAGATGGTGGTGAGCGAACTGCCGCTGCGCCTGTGCGCGGCCGCGCTGCGCATTCTCGTTACTGACAAGGCCCTGGAGACCTGTTGATGCCATCCGCCGACAAAACCCTGGAAACGGACGTCCGCTTCGTCGGTGTCGAGAAGGCGTTCGGCCCGGTCACGGCGCTGCATTCGCTCGATCTCGATATCGAGCGCGGCTCGCTGTTCTCGCTGCTCGGCCCCTCGGGCTGCGGCAAGACGACGACGCTGCGGCTGATCGCCGGCTTCGAGCAGCCGACGAACGGCCACATCTTCATCCGCGATCGCGACGTCACCGGCGTCCCGGCCTACAAGCGCAATTTCGGCATGGTGTTCCAGAGCTTCGCGCTGTTCCCGCATCTGAGCGTCGCCGAGAACGTCGCCTTCGGCCTGAAGACCCGTAAGGTGGACGGGGCCGAGATCGGCCGCCGCGTCCGCGACGTGCTCGACCTCGTCGAGCTCGGCCGCTTCGCCGACCGCTATCCGCGCCAGCTCTCCGGCGGCCAGCAGCAGCGCGTGGCGCTGGCGCGCGCCGTCGTCTTCGAGCCCGACGTCCTCCTGCTCGACGAGCCGCTGAGCGCGCTCGACAAGATGCTGCGCGAGCAGATGCAGGTCGAGATACGCCGCCTCCAGCGCCGGCTGGCGATGACGACGATCTTCGTCACCCACGACCAGGAGGAGGCGCTGACCATGTCGGACCGGGTGGCGGTGATGCAGGACGGCCGCATCCAGCAGGCCGGCACGCCGAAGGAGATCTACAACCATCCCCGCACCGAGTTCGTCGCCACCTTCCTCGGCGCCAGCAACATCGTAACCGCCACCGTCCGCGGCCATGACGGCGACAGGACGGCGGTCGAGTTCGCCGGCCGAACGCTGACGGTCGGCCGGCTCGCCGCCGAGCCCGGCGCGACGGTGAAGTTCGCGCTGCGCCCGGA
It encodes:
- a CDS encoding ABC transporter ATP-binding protein, producing the protein MPSADKTLETDVRFVGVEKAFGPVTALHSLDLDIERGSLFSLLGPSGCGKTTTLRLIAGFEQPTNGHIFIRDRDVTGVPAYKRNFGMVFQSFALFPHLSVAENVAFGLKTRKVDGAEIGRRVRDVLDLVELGRFADRYPRQLSGGQQQRVALARAVVFEPDVLLLDEPLSALDKMLREQMQVEIRRLQRRLAMTTIFVTHDQEEALTMSDRVAVMQDGRIQQAGTPKEIYNHPRTEFVATFLGASNIVTATVRGHDGDRTAVEFAGRTLTVGRLAAEPGATVKFALRPEKIVLRKDAPVQATVREAIYRGAQTHLYAEVAGVPLNAIVANSRSEPLSLEPAATVGLDWEDSSFVALD